A window of the Campylobacter massiliensis genome harbors these coding sequences:
- the leuS gene encoding leucine--tRNA ligase, which yields MSEILKYEPAKIEKKWQEIWSKNGEFEPKDDYSLPKKYILSMFPYPSGRIHMGHVRNYTIGDALARYYRKRGYNVLHPIGFDSFGMPAENAAIKHKIHPKIWTYENIDYMRGELETLGLSFSKKREFATSDPLYTKFEQEFFIKMYEKGLVYRKSAVVNWCEYDQTVLANEQVEDGCCWRCGNAVVQRELPGYYLKITDYAQELLDDLKRLEGKWPSQVLTMQENWIGKSFGLEFKFELDEESKQILEGGEQIDGFEVFTTRPDTIYGVSYAALAPEHKIVKRLLDGGKLEAAKAERIRKILNQSPRERQASEKDGLFLGINVLHPLTGEKVPVWVANFVLADYGSGAVMAVPAHDERDYEFASKFDLPIKWVVKPAQGEFEGGKALTEYGISINSPLINGLGSEEAKLKIIEKFEADKIGKRVVNFKIRDWGISRQRYWGAPIPMVHCKYCGVVPEKIENLPVTLPDDVQITGEGNPLDKHESWKHVKCPKCGGEAIRETDTMDTFFESSWYFARYASDEKTWQDRAFDAKSVNYWMNVDQYIGGIEHAILHLLYARFFQKALRDLGYLRDDEPFERLLTQGMVLKDGKKMSKSKGNVVDPDDIIHKYGADTARLFILFAAPPQKELEWNDSAVEGAFRFLNRLYERSSGLKRCMQIPQITHANLSKEEKYARMKVYEALKKSNDVYEENFTFNTLIAACMEALNAVNAQDNRDVTTEAFFIILNLLEPIVPHVANELSEQLFARANFTKIEILDEVFEKDSLNLAITVNGKRRGEFEAPSSANEDEVLALARQSAAKWLEGKEIIKQIYVNGKLVNFVIKG from the coding sequence ATGAGTGAAATTTTAAAATACGAGCCGGCAAAAATAGAAAAAAAATGGCAAGAAATTTGGAGTAAAAACGGCGAATTTGAGCCCAAAGACGACTATAGCCTACCTAAAAAATACATCCTAAGCATGTTTCCGTATCCTAGCGGACGTATCCATATGGGGCACGTGAGAAACTACACCATCGGCGACGCTCTCGCTCGCTACTACCGCAAGCGCGGCTACAACGTCCTTCATCCGATCGGCTTTGATAGCTTCGGTATGCCTGCGGAAAATGCAGCGATAAAGCACAAAATTCATCCTAAAATTTGGACTTACGAAAATATAGACTACATGCGCGGCGAGCTTGAGACGCTAGGACTTAGCTTTTCTAAAAAGCGCGAATTTGCGACTTCCGATCCGCTTTATACTAAATTTGAACAAGAGTTTTTCATCAAAATGTACGAAAAAGGGCTGGTCTACCGCAAAAGCGCAGTCGTAAACTGGTGTGAATACGACCAAACCGTGCTTGCAAACGAGCAGGTCGAGGACGGATGCTGCTGGAGATGCGGTAACGCCGTCGTCCAGCGCGAGCTGCCGGGCTACTATTTAAAGATCACCGACTACGCGCAGGAGCTGCTAGACGACCTAAAGCGCCTTGAGGGCAAATGGCCGTCTCAAGTGCTCACGATGCAGGAAAACTGGATCGGCAAGAGCTTTGGCTTGGAGTTTAAATTTGAGCTTGACGAGGAGTCGAAGCAAATTTTAGAAGGCGGCGAGCAGATAGACGGATTTGAGGTATTTACTACGCGCCCTGATACGATTTACGGCGTTAGCTATGCTGCCTTGGCGCCTGAGCACAAGATCGTAAAAAGGCTGCTTGACGGCGGTAAGCTTGAGGCGGCCAAAGCCGAGAGAATCAGAAAAATTTTAAACCAAAGTCCGCGCGAACGCCAAGCCAGCGAAAAAGACGGACTGTTTTTAGGTATCAACGTCTTGCATCCGCTAACCGGAGAAAAAGTGCCGGTTTGGGTGGCGAATTTCGTCCTAGCAGACTACGGTAGCGGCGCGGTTATGGCGGTGCCGGCTCACGATGAGCGCGACTATGAGTTTGCGAGCAAATTTGACCTGCCTATAAAATGGGTGGTTAAGCCTGCACAGGGCGAATTTGAGGGCGGCAAAGCGCTAACTGAATACGGAATATCTATAAATTCGCCGCTCATAAACGGTCTTGGCAGCGAAGAGGCAAAACTAAAAATAATAGAAAAATTTGAAGCGGACAAGATCGGCAAACGCGTCGTAAATTTTAAAATCCGCGACTGGGGTATCTCTAGACAGCGCTACTGGGGCGCGCCGATACCGATGGTGCACTGCAAGTACTGTGGCGTCGTACCTGAAAAGATCGAAAATCTGCCTGTGACGCTACCTGACGACGTACAGATAACGGGCGAGGGAAATCCGCTCGATAAACACGAGAGCTGGAAGCACGTAAAGTGTCCAAAATGCGGCGGAGAGGCTATCCGCGAGACCGATACGATGGATACGTTTTTTGAGAGTAGCTGGTATTTCGCTAGGTACGCGAGCGACGAAAAAACGTGGCAGGATCGCGCGTTTGACGCTAAAAGCGTGAATTATTGGATGAACGTAGACCAGTATATCGGCGGTATAGAGCATGCGATCTTGCACCTGCTTTACGCGAGATTTTTTCAAAAGGCCTTACGAGATCTAGGTTACTTAAGAGATGACGAGCCGTTTGAGCGCCTGCTTACTCAGGGCATGGTACTAAAAGACGGCAAAAAAATGAGTAAAAGCAAAGGCAACGTGGTCGATCCAGATGACATCATACATAAATACGGCGCCGATACGGCTAGGCTTTTCATCCTATTTGCTGCGCCTCCGCAAAAAGAACTTGAGTGGAACGACAGCGCTGTCGAGGGCGCGTTTAGATTTTTAAATCGCTTATACGAACGAAGCTCGGGCTTAAAAAGATGCATGCAAATCCCGCAGATAACGCACGCAAATTTGAGCAAAGAAGAAAAATACGCACGCATGAAGGTTTATGAAGCGCTTAAAAAATCAAACGACGTTTACGAGGAAAATTTTACGTTTAACACCCTAATCGCCGCCTGCATGGAAGCTCTAAACGCCGTAAATGCGCAGGATAATCGGGACGTAACGACGGAAGCCTTTTTTATCATCTTAAATTTGCTCGAGCCTATCGTGCCGCATGTCGCAAACGAGCTTAGCGAGCAGTTATTTGCTAGGGCGAATTTTACGAAAATAGAAATTTTAGACGAGGTTTTTGAAAAAGATAGCTTAAATTTGGCTATCACCGTTAACGGCAAAAGGCGCGGCGAATTTGAAGCGCCGAGCAGCGCAAACGAGGACGAGGTTTTGGCTCTAGCTAGACAAAGCGCGGCTAAATGGCTAGAAGGAAAAGAGATAATCAAACAAATTTACGTGAACGGAAAGCTCGTAAATTTCGTAATAAAAGGCTAA
- the lptE gene encoding LPS assembly lipoprotein LptE: protein MKIKILLFLAAFILVGCGYKPVSKITNDIMGDRVYVNVLISKEEPKNSVWIKDSVLEGIVTRLGKRMNYDKNEPTTITVSIKSLNYQALLYDENGYVTSYKAILTLNFDTKLKGGKILSVTTSGEHDFTVSQKVRDTRFADGVISESEKYNAIKEASQEAFDEYIAVLAVKGLKNGN from the coding sequence TTGAAGATAAAAATTTTACTATTTTTAGCGGCTTTTATCTTGGTCGGATGCGGCTATAAGCCCGTCTCAAAGATCACGAACGACATAATGGGCGACCGCGTATACGTAAACGTGCTAATAAGCAAAGAAGAGCCTAAAAATAGCGTCTGGATCAAAGATAGCGTGCTGGAGGGTATCGTAACAAGGCTAGGCAAGCGCATGAACTACGATAAAAACGAGCCTACGACGATAACCGTTTCGATCAAATCACTCAATTACCAAGCGTTGCTATATGATGAAAACGGCTACGTGACGTCGTACAAAGCGATACTAACGCTAAATTTCGATACTAAGTTAAAAGGCGGCAAGATACTATCGGTGACGACTTCGGGCGAGCATGACTTCACCGTTTCGCAAAAAGTAAGGGATACTAGATTTGCCGACGGCGTTATCAGCGAGAGTGAGAAGTATAACGCCATAAAAGAGGCTTCGCAGGAGGCTTTTGACGAGTATATCGCAGTGCTTGCGGTAAAGGGGCTAAAAAATGGCAATTAG
- a CDS encoding GGDEF domain-containing protein — protein MAISVNQIIREAIQAIKDRGLVFTPDNYAEVFCEIAKKNGVTLPECQKLEKYVARLNDDFKDQLKQKNVKNVDELFAFMASRLNSPSIIDNSKLVSSLLLMNKRVLQSISLLHNKNAKELSESSIEALNRRLDVATVEKVKDKWFDFLTDYDDSFLKRLGSYGIKKFDDLQSIVIELDNATIKELDSTQIYEKIIPLIAMMLEPSITDKISDDVRKINKILKSDPSLLEDGQTREKIEELTKKRIELDKAEILNKVGVLDKVLDGINNQIVSLISSSSKSSSTMQYIKDDLSSINLREDSFEGIRDKMLTIADALDGEVKQLGEQMVNDQKTIKELQERVNKLETDLESARSQSKEDFLTKTGTKKALVEELERMEQKYNRYGNDYGVCFFDIDHFKRINDVYGHEAGDVVLATIGKMLRKYSRQADFVGRYGGEEFVILLPEITLADAVKFAEKMREIVQNSKFMYKGERIDVTASCGVAIRSASTGSNATIEEADKMLYQAKQGGRNKVMPEC, from the coding sequence ATGGCAATTAGCGTAAATCAGATCATAAGAGAAGCTATACAGGCAATAAAAGATCGCGGACTCGTATTTACTCCGGATAACTACGCAGAGGTTTTTTGCGAGATAGCGAAAAAAAACGGCGTTACCTTGCCCGAGTGCCAAAAACTCGAAAAATACGTCGCAAGATTAAATGATGATTTTAAGGATCAGCTAAAGCAAAAAAACGTAAAAAACGTGGACGAGCTTTTTGCGTTTATGGCCTCTAGGTTAAATTCGCCAAGCATAATAGACAACTCAAAGCTCGTAAGCTCGCTTTTGCTAATGAATAAAAGGGTTTTGCAAAGCATATCCCTCTTACACAACAAAAACGCCAAAGAGCTCTCTGAAAGCAGCATAGAGGCGCTAAACAGGAGGCTTGACGTAGCCACGGTAGAAAAGGTAAAAGACAAGTGGTTTGATTTTCTAACAGATTACGACGATTCGTTTTTAAAGCGTCTTGGCTCATACGGCATAAAAAAATTCGATGATTTGCAATCTATCGTCATAGAGCTTGATAATGCGACTATAAAAGAGCTAGATAGCACGCAAATTTACGAAAAAATAATCCCGCTCATAGCTATGATGCTAGAGCCTTCTATTACCGATAAAATCAGCGACGACGTAAGAAAAATAAATAAAATTTTAAAAAGCGATCCGAGCCTGCTCGAAGACGGTCAAACAAGAGAAAAGATAGAAGAACTGACCAAAAAACGAATCGAGCTAGATAAGGCCGAAATTTTAAATAAAGTCGGCGTGCTCGATAAGGTTTTAGACGGCATAAATAACCAAATCGTAAGCCTAATCAGCAGCTCGTCAAAAAGCTCTAGCACGATGCAGTACATCAAAGACGATCTAAGCTCGATAAATTTGCGCGAAGATAGCTTTGAAGGCATTAGAGATAAGATGCTAACCATCGCCGACGCTCTTGACGGCGAGGTTAAGCAGCTGGGCGAGCAGATGGTAAACGATCAAAAGACCATAAAAGAGCTTCAAGAAAGAGTAAATAAGCTAGAAACCGATCTAGAAAGCGCAAGATCTCAAAGCAAAGAGGACTTTTTAACCAAAACCGGAACTAAAAAGGCGCTAGTTGAAGAGCTCGAGCGAATGGAACAAAAATACAACAGATACGGCAACGATTACGGCGTTTGCTTTTTTGATATAGATCACTTTAAGCGCATAAACGACGTTTACGGGCACGAAGCGGGCGACGTCGTCTTGGCTACCATAGGCAAGATGCTTAGAAAATACTCCCGCCAGGCTGATTTCGTCGGTAGATACGGCGGCGAAGAGTTTGTTATTTTATTGCCCGAGATCACTTTGGCCGATGCGGTTAAATTTGCCGAAAAGATGCGAGAAATCGTGCAAAATTCTAAATTTATGTATAAAGGCGAGCGCATAGACGTAACGGCAAGCTGCGGCGTAGCGATAAGAAGCGCGAGTACGGGCTCGAATGCGACGATAGAAGAGGCCGACAAGATGCTTTATCAGGCAAAGCAGGGCGGCAGAAACAAGGTCATGCCGGAATGCTAA
- a CDS encoding folylpolyglutamate synthase/dihydrofolate synthase family protein has protein sequence MLDNFLENKPLFYKEINRARMPNAFKFVQSAFKIPKIIHLIGTNGKGSTGRFLAQMLARGHSVGHYTSPHIFEFRERFWMNGAVASADALETAHERLIKILPPEVARSLSYFEYATLLCAPLFEGYDFFVCEAGVGGEFDATNVFDKRLSLFTPIGFDHTALLGDTIEQIATTKFNAMSDVALMNDDMNELCVGIARQIAAKKGATLKFASQNLSDDDKNEIKIYAEKFGLPEFLRSNLTLSSSAFKELGFSLNLANLGALDLNGRCEKISPNVTIDVGHNEMAAQALVKRFEGKKLNLIFNAFADKDIKAVLKAIRPIVKKTYIIEYETPGRELATEQVKEALRQLGMEFADFTDVRADEEYLAFGSFYLVEAFLKRYRGAK, from the coding sequence ATGTTAGATAATTTTTTAGAAAACAAACCCCTTTTTTATAAGGAAATCAACCGCGCGCGCATGCCAAACGCCTTTAAATTCGTGCAGAGTGCGTTTAAAATACCAAAAATCATCCATCTTATCGGTACGAATGGCAAGGGCAGCACGGGGCGATTTTTAGCGCAGATGCTCGCGCGCGGTCATAGCGTCGGCCACTATACGAGCCCGCATATCTTCGAGTTTCGCGAGAGATTTTGGATGAACGGCGCCGTGGCTAGCGCGGATGCGCTCGAGACGGCTCACGAGAGGCTGATTAAAATTTTGCCCCCCGAGGTCGCGCGCTCGCTTTCGTATTTCGAGTATGCGACGCTGCTTTGTGCTCCGCTTTTTGAGGGGTACGACTTTTTCGTCTGCGAGGCGGGCGTGGGCGGCGAATTCGACGCTACGAACGTATTTGACAAGCGCCTTAGCCTCTTTACTCCGATCGGCTTTGACCACACGGCGCTACTGGGCGACACGATAGAACAGATCGCGACGACTAAATTTAACGCGATGTCGGACGTTGCTTTAATGAACGACGATATGAACGAGCTTTGCGTCGGTATCGCTAGGCAAATCGCTGCTAAAAAGGGCGCAACGCTCAAATTTGCTTCCCAAAATTTAAGCGACGATGATAAAAATGAGATTAAAATTTATGCGGAAAAATTCGGCTTACCAGAGTTTTTACGTTCAAATTTGACTCTCAGCTCTTCGGCGTTTAAGGAGCTTGGGTTTAGCTTAAATTTAGCAAATTTGGGTGCGCTAGATCTAAATGGACGCTGTGAAAAGATCTCGCCAAACGTAACGATCGATGTCGGGCACAACGAGATGGCGGCGCAAGCTCTCGTGAAAAGATTTGAGGGCAAAAAGCTAAATTTGATCTTTAACGCCTTTGCCGATAAGGACATAAAAGCCGTCCTAAAGGCGATCAGGCCAATCGTCAAAAAAACCTACATCATCGAGTACGAGACGCCGGGCCGCGAGCTTGCGACGGAGCAGGTGAAAGAGGCTTTGCGCCAGCTCGGTATGGAGTTTGCCGACTTTACGGACGTGCGCGCGGACGAGGAGTATCTGGCGTTCGGGTCGTTTTACCTCGTGGAAGCCTTCCTAAAAAGGTACCGCGGTGCAAAGTGA
- a CDS encoding DEAD/DEAH box helicase — translation MQSEVFEYFLNGGDAQLLVCEDDKEAIAALSAAEFAGLKVFRLPDFRAREGDDLRSFSAELFELSSELAKFYEFEGKKLLISPVCTVLNKLPGKKHLQKLTLNFGDKIDPKELAEKLLRFGYEAVDIVESEGEFCVRGEIIDVFCVGAQEPNRILLFDDEIESIRHYSTQTQISNKTELKSVEISPFIAALGEAEFEKTSEKIKDMQTDALISDLKTLGFWAIDGFIDYTREFKTVLTKKFDGFERDLGEVANLPVLPAAKVYKDLSVTPNADFFELNKNKKIKVLARNEGLFNALNLSEYQNVEFVQTEAALNLVSPSEIIVSLNKFEKKKRAKKPSLVIDELKAGDYVVHEEYGIGKFTGLEKLTVLGRTREFVVIVYQNEDKLLLPVEHLNLIDRYVAGSGSIAVLDRLGKANFAKIKEKVRAKLFVIASKIISLAAQRELIRGEIIEKDDAEYLNFLQNAGFAYTRDQERASSDIANDLKSGKVMDRLLSGDVGFGKTEVAMNAIFKCVKSGFQALFFVPTTLLSSQHFKSLKERLGKFDASVFKLDRFTSAKEKAVAIKALESGQPCVCVGTHSLLSVKPSNLGLIIIDEEHKFGVKQKEKLKEISSASHVLSMSATPIPRSLNMALSSVKGYSVLQTPPSSRLDVRTSVREWDEKAVKEAVMRELRRGGQIFYIHNHIATMPQAKKQILDIMPNLRILTLHSKIDAKTTEEEMMKFENGEYDVLLSTSIVESGIHLPNVNTIIIEGANKFGIADLHQLRGRVGRSDKQAYCYFLVEDKNALSADALKRLVALESNSFLGSGSVLAYHDLEIRGGGNLVGEAQSGHIEAIGYSLYIKMLEEEINKLLNKESFESAKIDLKLSINAFLNSEFIGEDRLRLELYRRLSKCKEVAEVYEIEGEIEDRFGKPDIYTKQFLSLIIIKILAIKAGFKAISNAEQNIVLTAQNGEQTRLRSKSKDDDDVIEEILIYLRKLNKGRAEK, via the coding sequence GTGCAAAGTGAGGTTTTTGAGTATTTTTTAAACGGAGGCGATGCGCAGCTACTCGTCTGCGAGGATGACAAGGAGGCCATCGCGGCTCTTAGCGCGGCGGAATTTGCCGGGCTTAAGGTATTTAGATTGCCCGATTTTAGGGCGCGAGAGGGCGATGATCTGCGCAGCTTTAGCGCCGAGCTTTTCGAGCTATCGTCCGAGCTAGCCAAATTTTACGAATTCGAGGGCAAAAAACTCCTCATCAGCCCCGTTTGCACTGTCCTAAACAAACTTCCGGGCAAAAAACACCTACAAAAGCTAACGCTAAATTTCGGCGATAAAATCGATCCCAAAGAGCTAGCCGAAAAGCTATTGCGCTTTGGCTACGAGGCAGTCGATATCGTGGAGAGCGAGGGCGAGTTTTGCGTTCGCGGCGAGATCATCGACGTTTTTTGCGTCGGCGCGCAGGAGCCAAACCGCATTTTGCTTTTTGACGATGAGATAGAGAGCATCAGACACTACAGCACGCAAACGCAAATTTCAAACAAAACCGAGCTAAAAAGCGTTGAAATTTCGCCTTTTATCGCGGCTCTGGGCGAGGCCGAGTTTGAAAAAACGTCAGAAAAAATAAAAGATATGCAAACGGACGCGCTAATCAGCGACCTAAAGACGCTTGGATTTTGGGCGATAGACGGTTTTATCGACTATACGCGCGAATTTAAAACAGTTTTAACGAAAAAATTTGACGGCTTTGAGCGGGATCTAGGCGAGGTGGCAAATTTGCCCGTATTGCCCGCAGCTAAAGTTTATAAAGATTTAAGCGTAACTCCAAACGCCGATTTTTTCGAGCTAAATAAAAATAAAAAAATCAAGGTTTTAGCGCGCAACGAAGGTCTTTTTAACGCATTAAATTTAAGCGAATATCAAAACGTAGAGTTCGTGCAAACCGAAGCGGCGTTAAATTTGGTCTCACCAAGCGAAATCATCGTTTCGCTAAATAAATTTGAAAAGAAAAAGCGCGCCAAAAAACCGAGTCTAGTCATCGACGAGCTAAAGGCGGGCGACTACGTCGTGCACGAGGAGTACGGCATCGGCAAATTTACGGGGCTTGAAAAGCTAACGGTGCTCGGCAGGACGCGCGAGTTCGTCGTGATCGTTTATCAAAACGAGGACAAGCTGCTTTTGCCCGTGGAGCATCTAAATTTGATCGATAGATACGTTGCCGGTAGCGGTAGTATCGCGGTTTTAGACCGTCTAGGCAAGGCGAATTTCGCCAAGATAAAAGAAAAAGTTAGAGCCAAGCTTTTCGTTATCGCCTCAAAGATTATTTCACTAGCCGCCCAGCGCGAGCTAATCCGCGGCGAAATCATCGAAAAGGACGATGCGGAGTATCTAAATTTCTTGCAAAACGCGGGCTTTGCCTACACGAGAGATCAGGAGCGCGCATCAAGCGACATCGCAAACGATCTAAAAAGCGGCAAGGTGATGGATAGGCTGCTTAGCGGCGACGTGGGATTCGGTAAAACCGAAGTTGCGATGAACGCGATATTTAAGTGCGTAAAATCGGGCTTTCAGGCGCTATTTTTCGTGCCGACGACGCTTCTTAGCTCGCAGCATTTTAAAAGCCTAAAAGAGCGGTTGGGCAAATTTGACGCTAGCGTCTTTAAGCTTGACCGTTTCACGAGCGCAAAGGAAAAAGCGGTAGCCATAAAGGCGCTAGAGTCCGGGCAGCCTTGCGTTTGCGTGGGTACGCACTCGCTTTTGTCGGTTAAGCCCTCAAATTTAGGCCTCATCATCATCGATGAAGAGCATAAATTCGGCGTAAAACAAAAAGAAAAACTAAAAGAGATTTCAAGCGCCTCGCACGTGTTATCTATGAGCGCGACGCCGATACCACGCAGCCTAAATATGGCGCTTTCAAGCGTCAAAGGCTACTCCGTATTGCAAACTCCGCCAAGCTCGCGCCTAGACGTGCGAACCAGCGTGCGCGAGTGGGATGAAAAGGCGGTAAAAGAGGCCGTCATGCGCGAACTGCGCCGCGGCGGGCAAATTTTTTATATCCACAACCATATCGCCACGATGCCTCAGGCAAAAAAGCAAATTTTAGACATCATGCCAAATTTACGCATCCTCACGCTACACTCCAAGATCGACGCCAAGACGACCGAAGAGGAGATGATGAAGTTTGAAAACGGCGAATACGACGTGCTGCTAAGCACCAGCATCGTAGAAAGCGGTATCCATCTGCCAAACGTAAACACCATCATCATCGAGGGCGCGAATAAATTCGGCATCGCAGACCTGCATCAGCTACGCGGACGCGTCGGCAGGAGCGACAAGCAGGCGTATTGCTACTTTCTAGTCGAAGACAAAAACGCCCTAAGCGCAGACGCGCTAAAACGCCTAGTCGCGCTTGAGAGTAATTCGTTTTTGGGCTCGGGCAGCGTGCTAGCCTATCACGATCTAGAGATCAGAGGAGGCGGCAACCTCGTCGGCGAAGCTCAAAGCGGCCATATCGAGGCGATCGGCTACTCGCTCTATATAAAAATGCTTGAAGAAGAGATAAATAAACTACTAAATAAAGAGAGCTTTGAGAGCGCGAAAATCGACCTGAAACTTAGCATAAACGCATTTTTAAACTCAGAGTTTATCGGCGAGGATAGGCTGCGCTTGGAGCTATATAGACGGCTTAGCAAGTGCAAAGAGGTCGCCGAGGTTTATGAGATAGAGGGCGAGATCGAGGATAGATTCGGCAAGCCCGACATCTACACCAAGCAGTTTTTAAGCCTCATTATAATTAAAATTTTAGCGATCAAAGCGGGCTTTAAAGCCATCTCAAACGCCGAGCAAAACATCGTGCTAACCGCGCAAAACGGCGAACAAACCAGACTAAGATCAAAGAGCAAAGACGATGATGACGTGATAGAAGAGATCTTGATCTATCTTAGAAAACTAAATAAAGGACGGGCGGAAAAATGA
- a CDS encoding ATP-binding protein, with translation MIDWNTTAAAIYRRKFGALKGVIDVDFTQLEGLIGIEKQKEELVENTRNFLEGKGANHAILWGARGCGKSSLVKAVFTKFYPDGLRLIELKNDELEMIPEIIYEIRDSSFKFIIFCDDLSFEAGDMSYKFLKPVLEGSIEKAPKNVLVYATSNRRHLISELKSDNEGAKVGETELHYSDAVEEKIALSDRFGLWLSFYQGSFTDYLKIVDFYFKDFVGDKTMLHELAKQYAQLRASRSGRTARQFYLSYKDKI, from the coding sequence ATGATAGACTGGAATACGACTGCCGCAGCGATTTACAGGCGTAAATTCGGCGCATTAAAAGGCGTGATAGACGTTGATTTTACGCAGCTTGAAGGGCTTATCGGGATAGAAAAACAAAAAGAAGAGCTCGTAGAAAATACGCGAAATTTTTTAGAGGGTAAGGGTGCCAATCACGCGATACTGTGGGGCGCTCGAGGCTGCGGTAAAAGCAGCCTGGTTAAGGCCGTTTTTACTAAATTTTACCCAGATGGCCTGCGACTAATCGAGCTAAAAAACGACGAGCTGGAGATGATACCCGAGATCATTTACGAGATCAGGGATAGTAGTTTTAAATTTATCATTTTTTGCGACGATCTTAGCTTTGAGGCCGGAGACATGAGCTATAAGTTTTTAAAACCCGTGCTTGAGGGCTCAATCGAAAAGGCGCCTAAAAACGTGCTAGTTTACGCCACCTCAAACCGCCGCCACCTGATCAGCGAACTAAAAAGCGACAACGAGGGCGCGAAGGTCGGCGAGACGGAGCTGCACTATAGCGACGCGGTCGAGGAAAAGATCGCGCTTAGCGATAGATTCGGGCTTTGGCTCAGCTTTTATCAGGGCAGCTTTACGGACTATCTAAAGATCGTGGATTTTTATTTTAAAGATTTCGTAGGCGACAAAACGATGCTTCATGAGCTAGCAAAGCAATACGCCCAGCTACGCGCGAGCCGCTCCGGACGCACCGCGAGGCAGTTTTATCTAAGCTATAAAGATAAAATTTGA
- a CDS encoding TIGR00282 family metallophosphoesterase, whose translation MANLTRVGFVGDIVGRAGRSAAIQNLPKFKREFELDFIVANAENASGGFGLTAINAHELLGCGIDAITGGNHSFDKKDVVALMDALPIIRPYNHFAGTAGRGAINLSKEGKSLSVVNLMGHYGLPHTNNAFFEAERALEECESENILIDFHAEATSEKNAFFRLFCGRVGAIAGTHTHVGTDDLQIVSGTAYVSDVGLSGAFDGVIGMDAEAPVKSFLTGLKHSFKVNEKCRRIFQMVVFEFDGGCCADAFKIRVIDGVSEPLVQRAVKFA comes from the coding sequence ATGGCAAATTTAACTAGAGTGGGCTTTGTGGGCGATATCGTCGGACGCGCTGGACGAAGCGCGGCGATACAAAATTTGCCTAAATTTAAGCGAGAATTCGAGCTTGACTTTATCGTTGCAAACGCCGAAAACGCGAGCGGCGGCTTTGGTCTAACCGCAATAAACGCGCACGAGCTGCTTGGCTGCGGTATCGACGCGATCACGGGCGGCAACCATAGCTTTGATAAAAAAGACGTGGTAGCGCTGATGGACGCCCTGCCTATCATCCGCCCGTATAATCACTTCGCGGGAACTGCTGGGCGCGGCGCGATAAATTTGAGCAAAGAGGGCAAGAGTCTAAGCGTGGTAAATTTGATGGGGCACTACGGCTTGCCGCATACGAACAACGCCTTTTTTGAGGCTGAGCGCGCGCTAGAGGAGTGCGAGAGCGAAAATATCCTCATAGACTTTCACGCCGAGGCCACGAGCGAGAAAAACGCGTTTTTTAGGCTATTTTGCGGGCGAGTGGGAGCCATAGCCGGCACTCACACGCACGTGGGAACCGATGATTTGCAAATAGTTAGCGGCACCGCATACGTGAGCGACGTCGGTCTTAGCGGGGCGTTTGACGGCGTCATTGGCATGGACGCGGAAGCGCCGGTGAAGAGCTTTTTAACGGGGCTCAAGCACTCGTTTAAAGTAAATGAAAAATGCAGGCGAATCTTTCAAATGGTCGTGTTTGAATTTGACGGCGGGTGCTGCGCGGATGCCTTTAAGATCCGCGTGATAGACGGAGTTAGCGAGCCTTTGGTACAGCGAGCGGTTAAATTTGCATAA
- a CDS encoding 3-methyladenine DNA glycosylase, whose translation MDSTQLFLALKNAGVKADADGPLWWPNAGTFEVVVGAVLIQNTNWKDADKALNNLKNVNLMSLEGIVKTPAAELALLIKPSGFYNTKAKRLKTLCEAIFKKFGDFENFKENVSREWLLGIKGIGAESCDAVLCYACGREVMVVDSYALRILSFFGYEFESYEEAQEWLGAVDSEQICKAYGRELNMNEIYAKFHGKIVEFCKAHFNGKRLDETGEEILKSIK comes from the coding sequence ATGGATAGCACGCAGCTTTTTTTGGCGCTAAAAAACGCGGGCGTAAAGGCTGACGCGGACGGCCCTCTTTGGTGGCCAAATGCGGGCACTTTCGAGGTCGTGGTCGGCGCCGTCTTGATACAAAATACCAACTGGAAAGACGCCGATAAAGCGCTAAATAATCTAAAAAACGTAAATTTGATGAGTCTGGAAGGTATCGTAAAAACTCCCGCGGCCGAGCTTGCCTTGCTCATAAAACCAAGCGGCTTTTACAACACCAAGGCAAAACGCCTAAAAACGCTTTGCGAGGCGATTTTTAAAAAATTCGGAGATTTTGAAAATTTCAAAGAAAACGTTAGCCGCGAGTGGTTGCTAGGCATCAAAGGTATCGGCGCGGAGAGCTGCGACGCGGTGCTTTGTTATGCGTGCGGGCGCGAGGTGATGGTCGTAGATAGCTACGCTTTGCGGATTTTGAGCTTTTTTGGATATGAGTTTGAAAGCTATGAAGAGGCGCAGGAGTGGCTGGGAGCCGTAGATAGCGAGCAAATTTGCAAAGCCTACGGGCGCGAGCTAAACATGAATGAAATTTACGCCAAATTTCACGGCAAGATAGTGGAGTTTTGCAAAGCGCACTTTAACGGCAAGAGGCTAGACGAAACTGGCGAAGAGATACTAAAATCCATAAAATAG